One window from the genome of Nitrospira defluvii encodes:
- a CDS encoding DUF2235 domain-containing protein codes for MCAIAVYVRIRARINSDTDSGIRLLSARLFSPHILRPHGSRPGYSHLKYFSAHRHNLGIVFAHHSVRNLRAPPCLPLNRDEPFVGRPHRRRRECVGVSKRIVLCFDGEWDRPPDPGVWPSAVRAAKTPRRSCPECPSHRETNVYHLYRSILPRTEKGLEQQRWYESGTGMAWFHRFRDGSFGYGLDRTILLSYAYLAATYEPGDELFLYGFSRGAYTTRSLVGMLATVGLPSGTLLNQDLVKFTRKTANLAAGNTTETPDLTDCLDQMILNPSGYVIDDAYRRYRSAHPSTESSRAAASRRRGFQGVSITFLGLWDTVGPLGIPTNALKWLNEPRYNFHDTELSPIVQRAYHALAIDEHRADYNATLWTSPARTGQLIEQRWFAGAHGDLGGTYPERGLADIPLAWMLHISRMNGLAIDRHALQGEIDALSPVHDSFGESFVGLRKWIHSRFYRPVMQTGTNTEVLDGSVHTRLLQTHSYRPKNEGLSSLLTFR; via the coding sequence ATGTGTGCAATCGCCGTATACGTTCGGATACGAGCCCGTATCAATTCCGATACAGATTCTGGCATCCGATTGTTGAGCGCCCGGCTTTTCTCACCGCACATTTTGCGTCCTCATGGCTCACGACCTGGTTATTCTCATCTCAAATATTTTTCCGCACACCGTCACAATCTTGGCATCGTGTTTGCTCATCACTCGGTCCGCAATCTACGGGCTCCACCTTGCCTTCCCCTGAACCGAGACGAGCCGTTCGTAGGAAGGCCTCATCGCCGCCGGAGAGAGTGTGTCGGTGTGTCTAAGCGTATAGTTCTGTGTTTCGATGGCGAATGGGACCGTCCTCCAGACCCTGGCGTCTGGCCTTCTGCAGTACGTGCTGCCAAGACACCTCGCCGTTCCTGCCCCGAATGCCCCTCGCATCGGGAGACGAACGTGTACCACCTCTACCGATCGATTCTTCCGCGGACAGAGAAGGGGCTCGAGCAACAGAGGTGGTATGAGTCCGGCACCGGCATGGCGTGGTTTCATCGATTCCGAGACGGATCGTTCGGCTATGGGCTCGACAGAACCATCCTCCTGAGCTATGCCTATCTGGCCGCAACCTACGAACCGGGCGATGAGCTCTTCCTCTACGGATTCAGTCGAGGGGCTTATACCACAAGGTCCCTTGTGGGCATGCTCGCAACCGTAGGCCTTCCTTCGGGTACCCTTCTGAACCAAGACTTGGTCAAGTTCACTCGTAAAACCGCGAACCTGGCCGCAGGCAACACTACGGAGACGCCTGATTTGACTGACTGCCTTGATCAAATGATTCTCAATCCCTCAGGCTATGTCATTGACGATGCATATCGACGCTATCGCAGCGCGCACCCCAGCACCGAGAGTTCCAGGGCCGCCGCGTCGAGACGCCGCGGATTCCAAGGTGTTTCCATCACATTTCTCGGACTTTGGGACACCGTGGGCCCGCTGGGAATCCCCACAAATGCACTCAAATGGCTGAATGAGCCTCGTTACAACTTTCACGATACCGAGCTAAGCCCCATCGTGCAGCGGGCCTACCACGCGCTCGCCATTGATGAACACCGGGCAGACTACAACGCGACCCTATGGACCTCTCCTGCAAGAACAGGCCAACTCATTGAGCAGCGATGGTTCGCCGGAGCACATGGAGATCTCGGGGGAACCTATCCTGAGCGTGGATTAGCGGATATACCCCTGGCGTGGATGCTACACATTTCAAGGATGAACGGCCTGGCAATTGATAGACACGCGCTGCAAGGGGAAATAGATGCGCTCAGTCCGGTTCACGATTCGTTCGGTGAGTCTTTTGTTGGGCTCCGAAAGTGGATTCACTCACGATTCTATCGACCAGTCATGCAAACCGGCACGAATACCGAAGTTCTAGACGGATCCGTCCACACACGCTTGCTCCAAACCCACTCGTACAGACCGAAAAACGAAGGCCTGAGCAGCCTGCTCACATTTCGCTAA